From one bacterium genomic stretch:
- a CDS encoding twin-arginine translocation signal domain-containing protein, which produces MITRRDLLKAGALGVLGSAACRPSRMPVREPGVVLNDIHSKLNRTLVDSVVRPTGLDEL; this is translated from the coding sequence ATGATCACCCGTAGGGACCTGCTCAAGGCCGGGGCTCTCGGAGTTCTGGGCTCGGCCGCGTGTCGCCCTTCCCGAATGCCCGTGCGCGAGCCCGGCGTGGTCCTCAACGACATCCACTCGAAGCTCAACCGCACGCTCGTTGACAGCGTTGTTCGGCCGACCGGTCTCGATGAGCTG